Genomic window (Phragmites australis chromosome 5, lpPhrAust1.1, whole genome shotgun sequence):
CAAAATAACCCCTTGAAAACGGAACCATTCCGTTACCTGAACTGGATCTCCTGTTCCCTTCAAGCTTTGTACTTGTACCTGCTTTTGGTGCCTTTTGCCTCACCATTGTCCTTTTTCCTCCTCCCAATTCCCATACTTACTtctagaaaagaagaaaaaagaacaagcCACTCATTTTGCAAGCGCCAATCAGCCTCGTAGATGGTTCTATCTCCTCATCCATTGCCACTAACTTCAGTGGTAGCAGTGGTTTTTACAGCATGCCAATGCCACTCACAGCCCGAGCAAGATGTAGTAGACGAGCGTGATCGGCAAGGCGATGAGCATGCCAAAAATGACTCTGCAAGCAGCGAGCAAAAAAGTGTTAACAAGGTGCCTGTGTCAGCGGCGACAATCTTTGAACAGATTGTGGTGTTTTTGTCCGTGCTGGGACTTACGCAGTGCTGAGAATGTCAGGGTGCACGTTGTACTCCTTTGCGAAGACGAAGGGGACAATGCCCTGGGGCAGAGCTGCCTGCTCATCCGTCATTTAACAAAGCAAAACCAAAGAGACGATGGTGAGAAAAAGCGAGCTTTTTTGTGCTGGCCGAACGTAAAAGgccgcagagagagagagagagagagagagagaggaaagaacACAGCGATGCATGCTGGCCGTGCGCGGCAAGACTTTTCGCTGTGTATCTCTCTCCCCAAAGTACCTGGACGATGGCGACGTGCAGAAGCGTGCCGCGGAGGCCCACGGCGAAGGACGCGGCCGCCATCACAGCCGGCCCGGTCAGGAAGCGCACGGCCATGGCGAACGTGGCCACCTTGTTCCCGCACGCGATGATCCGCGGCTGCAGCGCCATGAACAGCCCTGCATCGACGGCGTGGACACAGGTTAAACAAGGACTCGTAATTCTACTGTTGGATAGAACCGAGATAGGGAGCATGGAAAGAAGTGAAGCGGCAGCGGCTGCGGTACCGACCGAGACTGAACATGGCCATTCCGAGCCCTGCGTCCGACAGGATGGAGATGGATTTCAGGACGATGGCCGGCATCTCGAAGTTCCACCTGCAGGGCACCAACAAATTCGACAGAGAAACGATCAAACGGCAGCTTCATCAGATCACCGGGTACTGCATGCTGTTTTGGTAGTTTCTAGTACGGACCTGAAGCAGACGAGCGACCAAATGAGGCCGATGAGGCTGGAGTAAGTGTTTGGGTTGCGGATGAGCTTGCGCCACACCATGATTAGGATGAGCCGGGTCATCACACTCGTCGGCGGCATCGCCGTTGGCGCGGCCACCGCGTTGCCGGGttcgcccgccgccgccgcggctgccTTCTCGTCCCCTGCCTCAGCATCCCTGTCCAACGCGCCCCTGTTCCCGAAGCTgaactcgtctcgctccacgtAGTCATCCTTGGCTCCATCCACTGCGATAAAGAAATGCGAACAAGTACAAATTAGCCCAAGAAACACTCCCCAAGGCAAGTACTGAAGTACGTGGTGAGATTGAGAAGTGAAAGATAGCTACTTTTGCGGGGGGACTTGACGGCCGCGGCGTCGTTGTAGtccggcgcgccgccgccgaagaCGTCCGACACCGGCGACGCGCTGGAGCTCCAGACGAACATGTGGAGGTCCTCGCCCTTGGCCTGCCCGTTcgtggccgccttcttggcgcCCTTGGGGGCCGCAGCCACCGCCGGGTTCGGCGCAGGGTAGTGGCCCGCACCGGGCGCCGCATTCACAACAGGAAGCTGGTACTTGGGCTTGGACGCGTCGTCCTCGTAGTTGGACGGGCGCGGCGTGGCGCCGGTGCGGACGCCGAACGCGTCGGCCGCGCCGAAGTTGGAGCTGCGGCCGACCATGGAGTAGAAGTCGTTGTGGTTGAAGCTCGAGCCCCGCGGCGTGGGATTCCGCGACGACTGCAGCGAATAGATCTCGGCGTTGGTGAGGTTGCTGGGTCGCGGCGTGGTGCTGGTGAAGCCCATGGAGCGGCGCGAGTAGATGTCGGAGCGCGAGGCGTTGGAGCGGCGCACGGTGACGTGTATCTTTCCGTCCTCCTTGACCTCGGCCTCCGTCTCGATGGCGTCCCTCCGGCCGTCGAGCGAGACGACGTCCGGGTCGACGACGATGGAGGCGATGGCCCCGGCGGTGTCGGGGAACTGCTCGGTGATGAGCATCCGCGCGCCGCGGTACTCGAACATGAAGAGCATGAGCGTGTACCAGATGATGCACTGGAGCACGACGATCTGCACCATGAGGCTACCGGAGAAGTCGCCGTACATGCCCTTGAGCAGGGGGATCCCCATGACGAGCGTGTTGGGCAGcgtggagagggagaagagcgTGATGGTCCACTCGAGGCTGCCCCGGCGGCTGAGGTGGCTCCATGCGGTGAGCATGGCGAGTACCATGAGCTTCTGCAGCGTGTCCGCAGCGATGAAGCGCAGGTTCATCGTGTAGGGGTTGTTGGTGGAGATGAAGTGGAAGGACAGCAGCGGCACGGCGAAGAGCGCGACGAAGCGGTTGATCCCCGAGCACTGGTCCGGCGAGAAGATGCGCCACCACCTCACCGACCCGTACGCGAGGATCATCGCCACGTACAGCGGCACCATGGCCGTCATCACGTGGTAGAAGTCCGCCCCCGTAAtcatcttctcctcctctcctcctcctcctccttcaaaGTTCCCTCCCTCGCTCTCGCCTTCAAAGAGCCGAATGCTGCTCTCTACTCTCTCCCGCGACCACCACTACAACTCTTTACAGCTGAGCTTAGCCGAGGCTGAGCTATTGAGCAGTTTAAATCACTCAGCTAGTGAGactgaggacgaggaggagcacggcGCAGCGGTGGGTGTGCGTGGGATAGTGTTTTATTTAGGCGAGGTGGCAGCGCAGCCCAAGCTTTATTTGGACCATGCCTTGTTTCCTTGCTTTTATCATCTAAACAACGGAGCGCTGTGAGTGAGGGCGAGTTTGGTGTTGGGTGGAGCACGGTTAAACAGCCGAGTGCTAATGGGAGCGGATTAAAATTTCGTCAAAAATTTAGTAAAACTTTATGTTTTTGGAAATTTCAgaggaaaataaaatatttaatttcagattttttttacttACATGTAGGACTTGT
Coding sequences:
- the LOC133919777 gene encoding auxin efflux carrier component 1a, producing MITGADFYHVMTAMVPLYVAMILAYGSVRWWRIFSPDQCSGINRFVALFAVPLLSFHFISTNNPYTMNLRFIAADTLQKLMVLAMLTAWSHLSRRGSLEWTITLFSLSTLPNTLVMGIPLLKGMYGDFSGSLMVQIVVLQCIIWYTLMLFMFEYRGARMLITEQFPDTAGAIASIVVDPDVVSLDGRRDAIETEAEVKEDGKIHVTVRRSNASRSDIYSRRSMGFTSTTPRPSNLTNAEIYSLQSSRNPTPRGSSFNHNDFYSMVGRSSNFGAADAFGVRTGATPRPSNYEDDASKPKYQLPVVNAAPGAGHYPAPNPAVAAAPKGAKKAATNGQAKGEDLHMFVWSSSASPVSDVFGGGAPDYNDAAAVKSPRKMDGAKDDYVERDEFSFGNRGALDRDAEAGDEKAAAAAAGEPGNAVAAPTAMPPTSVMTRLILIMVWRKLIRNPNTYSSLIGLIWSLVCFRWNFEMPAIVLKSISILSDAGLGMAMFSLGLFMALQPRIIACGNKVATFAMAVRFLTGPAVMAAASFAVGLRGTLLHVAIVQAALPQGIVPFVFAKEYNVHPDILSTAVIFGMLIALPITLVYYILLGL